The Maridesulfovibrio salexigens DSM 2638 region TTTCCGGGGAAGGAATAGTTCATCAGGATATCCAGCGTTTCCTGTGAAATGGTGTCGATGGATTGGGTTTCGGTGCGATGCTTTTCCAGAAAGTGGCCGATCAGGACCGGAATATCCTCACGGTGGTCTCGAAGCGGTGGTGCCGAGAGGGTGACCACATTCAAACGGTAGAAAAGGTCCTGCCTGAAGGTTCCATTTTTAACTTCTTCCTTCAGATCGCAGTTGGTTGCGGAAACGACCCGGATATCCACTGGAATTTCCTGCGTTCCGCCGACCCTTAGAAAATTTCTTTCTTGCAGCACCCGTAGAAGCTTTACCTGCATGTTCAGGGGTAGTTCGCTCATCTCATCGAAGAATACCGTGCCGCCGTTGGCAACTTCCAATATTCCTTTTTGTCCGCGCTGTGCTCCGGTAAATGCTTCGCGCTCGTGTCCGAAGAGTTCTTTGTCCATGAGTTCGGCTGTGAATGTCCCGCAGTTGATAGCCATAAACCGTTCCTGTGAACGGGGGCTGAGCATGTGAATTCCGCGGGCGATGAGCTCCTTGCCTGTTCCGGTTTCACCTTGGATAAGGACGTTGCAGTCCATGTGCGCTAGTTGTTCGATAGTTTTTTTCAGCTTAATGATCTGGTCACTTTGGCCCACCAAAGGAAAATCCTGTTTCCCTTCTTCAAGTACCTGCCGCAAGCGCAGAACTTCAACAGAGAGAGCCTGCCGTTCAAGGGCATTAAAAACCTGTGCTCGAAGTTCATCCAGATTGAGCGGTTTGGCTATGTAGGAGTGTGCTCCTTTCTGCATGGCTATAACCGCAGTATCAACTGAGGCATGTCCGGTTATGACAATTACTTGAGTGGACGGCTGGATTTCCTTTATGTGTTCCAGCAGTTCGATACCGTTCATGCCCGGAAGCATAAGGTCGGTCAGTACCAGTTCGAATTCCTGCTTTCCGATTTTTTGCAATGCTTCAGTGCCTGAGCTTACGGCAACGACCATATGTCCTGCCTCAGTCATAACATGGGTCAGGTTGTCCCTTGCAATGGCTTCGTCTTCTACAATGAGGATGTTGGCGTGGCTGATCATATTGTGTGTTCCTTATCGAGCGGCAGGGTAATGTAAAAACTAGTACCTTCGCCCGGACTGCTTTCCGTTCTGATGCTGCCCTGATGCTTTTCTATGATTCCGTAGACGATGTACAGCCCCAATCCTGTTCCCTGTCCGACTTCCTTGGTGGAAAAGAAGGGATCAAATATGCGTTCCATAATTTCCGGGGACATGCCTTGTCCTGTGTCATTGACTTTGATGACTGTGTTTTCCTGATCCATAAAGGCGGTGACAGTGATTGAACCGGGGTTGCCTTCGATGGCCTGCACTGCATTGATGAGCAGATTGATAAATGCTTCCTGCAACTTGCGGCGGTCAGCGTGAACAATGATGTGTTCAGGAATTTCCATGGAAAGGCTGATATTTGACGGGACCTGACTGGAGACAAGGTCCATTGCTGATTTCATGACCATGTTGATTTCAACCGGTCCCGGTGAATATTCGCTTTCACGCGAGAATTCCAGCAAACCTTTGACTATATCCCGCGCGCGCAGGGTTTCCTGCATAATGTTATTCATCATCCGGTCAGAAAGTTCGTCCTGACCTTTTTGCCGCTCCTCAAGGATCTGGCAGGAGGTAGAAATGTTGTTCAGGGGGTTATTCAACTGGTGTGCAATACCTGAAGAGAGCGTGCCGATGGATGAAAGCTTTTGGGCCTGCACCAACTGTCGGCGACGTTTGGCCAGCTGTTCGACCATGGAATTCAAGGCGGCAAAGACCTGTTGAATTTCATCATGTGAATTCTTAATCGGCAGGGGGTTGAATTTTCCTTCCGAGATTCGGCGGGTTGCTTCCTGCACTTCGCGAAGCGGTTTGAGAATGTTTGAGCTGAAAAAGAGAACAAGGGCCATGATGACTATGGCTATGCCGATCATGGACAGGGTGAGGTTGGAACGCAGTTCGCGGTTGATACTGAGGATATATTTACGTTCGAAATTGGAGATGGCTTTGGAAAGGCCTACCATAGCTTGTCCGGTTTCACGGAGATGGTTGTTCAGATCTTTGTCCTCAGTTGAAGCCTCTTTCGGGGTAAATTTAAGCTGTAGCAACAGTTCCCGGTAATTGTTCAGGTTTGATTTCAGTTTTTTACCGGTTTGTTTTTTTTCGGGCTTCTTGAATTCACCCATAAGATCTTCTAGAAGGGTGTCGGCCCGTTTAAGGTAGTCCAGTCCGAGGGTGAACAAGGCAGGGTCATGATATAGAAGGTAGTTTTTTTCAATGCGGCGGACTTCAAGAATCAGACTGCTTAAATCGTCACTGCGTTCAATAAGCAGAACTTCGTCTTCAAGCTGTAGGGTATTCACAAAAGACAGCAGCCCCAGACAGCCGAAGCAGATTGAAAAAATGATGATCCCGATGATGATTTTCTGGCGAATATTCAATTTAAGCACATTAATACCCCTCGTTAAACTCTGCAGAGGTTGTAAACCTACGACTACTGGACTCAAATGGCAATTGTGAGTTGATATTGTGGACAGACGGTAATGTAGTTCTCAGGTTCCTATAGTTTTTTGTGATGTAATCATCGAAATCTCCGGTCCTATCATATACAATGCCTGAAAAAGACATTGACAGCTGAGTGCCATATTAAGCCTGAGCTACAGATTATTATATGGAGAAAATTATGGATATTAATACACATGAGCAGATTGACAGGGTATTATGCGGCGAACCCGTTTCAGTATTTGAGGGCGGTAGTGAAGTTCGTATGGAATGCACCGCTAATATGGCCGCCGATACCAGTGGACTTGTCCATGGTGGATTTATCTTCGGCATGGCAGATTACGCGGCAATGCTGACAGTCAATCACCCCAATGTTGTTCTGGCTGGCGCAGAAAGCCGTTTTCTGAAGCCTTCAAAGGTCGGTGATGTCCTTATTGCTAAAGCCAGTGAACAGGAAAAGGATGGACGCAAGCATATCGTTAAAGTGGATGTGTCCTGTAATGAAGAAGTTGTTTTCAGCGGTACTTTTACCTGTTTTGTGACCAAGGAACATGTTCTGGCTGGAGCGTAACTGATAATTAGTAATTCTAATGATTCCGGTTTACCGCCGGGTATTGCTCCAAAAAATAAGGCCCCACGGCGAGTTAATTCGTTGTGGGGCCATTGTTCTATTGAGTTTTGCTCGGTGTTGTTTGTTGCGTATTAGGCGGTGTTTTCCCTGTCTGCTGGCAGTATTGGGAATTGTTCTTCATGCAGACAGCGTAGGGCACGCCTTGCCCTTTGGGTACCGGCTTGCAGTAGTTGAGCTGTGCGGTGGTGGCTGCTCCGGTCTTGGCGTTCAGCTTTTTCACCTCTTCCTTCTGGCAACTGTAGTCGAAGTTAGCCTGCATACAGGCAAGCAGGGTGGGGTAGGAGCCGGCGTTTGAATCAGGCAGGCATTTATTATCGGAGAATGCCCACGTTTGATTTCTGTAAGGCTGCTGTTCAGGGGGGCCGGGACAAAGGGTAACTTTCACAGTCGCTCCTGCCTTCTGGCAGATGGCGGTTGATGCGTCATCGTTAAACTGCCACGCATAGGCATCCGAACCGATTGCCTTCAAGTATTTCACATAGTTGGTGTAGGGTTTGCCCTTACCCTTTGAAAGGGAAACCATGTCATAAACTCCGGGTGTTCCGAGAGGGCCGACCGCACATTGCGGGCCGCCGCATCCGGGAGTGAGGCAGGTTTCCGGGTCTTTGTCTGCTCCCTGTGCTTTCATGACGTTACAGGCATACCAGTCAGATATATTGGGTGTGTCAGTGGTTATCCCGGGACTTGCAGCCTGAGTATCGGTGTTTTTGTATGGATCCTGACCTCCTGGAGGTTCGAGCCATTGTTCCGGAGCCATGCATCCGGCGCGTCCTCTGCTTTTATCATTTGATACCACAAGGCTTATTCCAGCGTTGAGTTGTGTGTTGGTGTACAGGGTGGAGTTGGCGGCGATAGTCGTCTGGTCTTCCTTGGGGCAGTCGTAGAGGTCTGCCACTGCGGACATTTCCGTGAAGTTGCAGTCGTTTCCATTGTCGGTGATTGTCATGGACATGGGAACGTTGAAGCCGGAAACCATGCTCAGGTCAAAGTAGTCTGTTGCGCCCATGCATGTGCCGTCGGAGGGGTTAACGGTACATTTGTTTCTGTCAGCACCTGTATATGTGCAACCGGCTGAATATTCGAATACGGTTCCTACGCCGGAACTAGCCATCCCCGGTATCCCGCCAATAACACATTCACCGGGCCAGTCTCCTTCGGATGGAGGCTGTTCGCAGCCGAGCAGTACTCCGAAGTTTGCCGAGGCGATTCCGCCGTCAGGCACTGAGATATCCATGCTTTCACCGAAGGTGATTTTTTTACGGAACAACAGGGCTGAGGTTTTGTTCTGGGGGTTGGCATACATTTCATCCATCTCGGCCAGTTCTGCTGTTTTGTTCCAGAGCTTGGCGTTGTAGAAGTGCTGTTTGTCTGCAGCAGTGGGAGGAGTAAGCACGATGTATGCGTCATCCATGCAGTTATTGTAAATGGATATCCGTTTCTGCCATGCGGTTGTTGTGGTGTTGTCCCCGCATTGCCCGCCTGATGGGGTCGGATCGGGCGGGGTGTATTTGGTCATCTGGCAACCCGGGCTGAGGTTCGTTCCGGGAGTGGGGAAGAGCATGGCCGCTTCACAACCGGGATTAAGGGAAGTTTTGTTGCATCCGTTTGCAAACTCCCAGCCGGAGGGGGTGATTTTGATATAGGTGCTTAATTTCTGATCAAAGTGGTCGTTCTCTATATCCACTTTCCAAAGCACGTTTTGTTTCATGTATTTTGTCACCGCTCCCGCATTGGGATTTTTATTGTCCACAGAAAATACTTCTGTAGTGGAATTTCCGTTCACTGCGGAATAGGTGACCGTGCTGATCCAGTTTTGTGTACCGCATGGCCCCAGTGCCATTGTTATCCCGGTGCAACTGCTGTCACTGGAATCAGTGCAAAGATACTGGCTGTTGTCGGCCCAAGACGTGCTGTAAAGGCAGGAAAGAATCAAAAGACAGGCTGTTAGGATTAATTTCTTGTTTTTTATTTCGTTGGCTTTCATACGGTCCCCCCTCATCTTGATTTTGGTAAGACAGAAAAAACAGAAATCTATCGTGGAACTATACCACTATATTTGGAGCAAGGCACAGAGAAATTTGCAATCTGTCTTGCGTTTAATTGGGGATCAGAGGTGAACACGATTAATGCTGTGAAGTAATCTGTTAAATTTAGATGTCTGTGGACAAATTATGTTTAACCCCCTATAAAATAAGGTAGGACTCTAAAAATGGGGGTAGCAGTGGAATGTGAACGTGGATTCAAGTCCAATTTTCTTTTTTCTGTTTTTACGGCCGGCCTGTTTGTCGTTATCCTGTTTTGTCTGAGTGGACAGTGTCTGGCTCAGTCCTCCGAACCCGCTTCCGGCAGTGGTGATAATGTCAGTGTTCTGCTTGCTCCCTTGCAAGCTTTACATGATGACCTTGCCAGAATTGAGGCCAAACTTGATGCCTTCGCAAATGCAAAGTGGGAATACAAGATTCTGGTTCCCAATGTTCTCGAAAAATCCGGATTTGATCCGTACAAGCCCAACCTCGCCCCATTAGGGCAGCAGGGCTGGGAACTTGTCACCTATTCACCCGATGTCGGATATGTTCTGAAACGTAGAGTTGCTCCTGATTCCCAATAAACCGGGGAGCTCGTATGGATTTTCAGCCTCGTAAAAATATGAAGCATGAACCTGTTCGAAACGGGTTTACCCTGCTGGAGCTCATTGTGGTCATGGTCATCATGTCCATAGTCATGGCTGTTCTCCTGCCGCGTTTAAGTGGTCAGCTTACAGGCAATTCCTTGCGTGCTGCTGTTGCCGATCTCGGAGCCATTGCCACTTCTTCCCGTTTCAGGGCTGCTGATACCGGTAAGCAGCATATCCTGATCATCAATCGAAATACAAAAGACCTTAAGCTTTTGAGTGCTGATAAGAGAGAGGTTCTGAGTAGGACCGCACTGCCTGTAAGGGTGGATGTGAAGGATATGGAACTTCTGGGAAAATCTGTTTCCGGTCATGAAATGCGAATCATTTTTTTTCCTAGGGGAACAGCGACTCCAGCACGTCTTAAGTTGGTTTCCGAGAAGCAGGAAAGCCTGCAATTGATTGTCGCCGGGGCTGATGGAGGCGTGTATGTACGCTAAATCATGTAACTCCGGTTTTACCCTGCTGGAAGTCATGGTTGCCATGGCTATCCTGTCTATCGGGCTGGTCGCTGTGGCTGGTGTTTATTCACAGGCAACTGCTGCTTTGTCGCAGGTGGAGGGGTACGAACGGGCCGGTCTGGAAGCTGAAATGCGACTGGCTTCTTTTCTTAATCAGGGAAATATCAAGCCGGGAACAACTTCCGGTAAATGCGAAACACTGCCGCACGGAAGATGGAAGATCGTCAGTAAAAAAGAGGATGATTATTCCGGTGTAATCAGGGTTAGGATTACTGTACTTTTCTTCACCGAAGGCAGGGAACATGAATATGTTCTGGAAACTGCACAGGTCGATCAAATCCTTCCGGCTCAGAGTAAAACCCAGACCAAGGACAAGAAAAAATGAAATCAGCACTACGTTTGCAAATGAATTTTTCCAGAATCCTGCTTTTGTTGCTTTCAGGCATGTTTTTGGCTGGCTGTCAGCTCAAGTCGGACCCTATTGATATCGGCTACCAGCCCATGCCCCGTCCGTTAATGGGACTCAGGCTCAAGGTTATCCAGAAGGAGTTGCACGTTGTAGAAGAGGAAGGGAAGGAGAAGACCAGCAAGGAACAGGATCGAGCCCTGCTGGTGATGGATTGCAAACCGGATAGTCCGGCACAGAAGGGCGGCGTTCTGCCCGGAGATATTCTTTTGGAAATAGATGGTGTCCCGGTGCAGGGTATGCGGGATTCAACATTTATCATGCAACGTAAGCGTCCGGGCGGTAATGTAGCCCTGACCCTTTTCAGAAACGGCAAGATCGTCAAACTCGGAATTCATCTGCCTGTTGACGTCCCGGTCACCAAGGCAGTCAAAACTACAGGTGGGGAGGCTTCTTGATGCATAAAGGAAGACGCGGTTTCACACTTATTGAGATGCTGGTGGTTATTGTGATCATCGGGGTTCTGGCGGCTATCGTGGCCCCAAGGTTTTTCGGAAAGACTGATGAAGCCAAGGTCGCGGCGGCCAAAGCCCAGATCGAGGATTTTTCCATGGCCCTGCAAAGTTACCAGCTGGATACCGGGGATTTTCCCACTACCCAGCAGGGACTCAATGCCTTGGTGGTAAAACCGACCACTCCGCCTGTCCCTGAGAACTGGCATGGCCCGTACATGAGTAAAAATACTATTCCCAAGGATCCGTGGAACAATCCATACGTGTACACTGCTCCCGGCAAGCACAGCCCGGATTTTGATCTGCTCAGTTACGGCAAGGACGGCAAGCCCGGAGGAACAGGTGATAACGCGGACATCACCAACTACTGATCCAATTACTGAGCAAGGCGGGTTTACCCTTCTTGAACTGTTGGTGGCGATTACGATCGGTTCGGTTGTCCTTACTGCTGTTTATTCGATTTTCGTCACTGCCACGCGGGTGGAAAGGGGGGCACAGGCTGTTCTTTCACCCATGCGTTCAGCCGCTTATGCGTTCAGCATGCTAGGCAGGGATGTCCGCAATCTGGACCCGCTCTGCTCGGCTTCGGATATCAGCTGTCAGGATAGTAAATGCCAGTTCCCTGTTCTGGATGAAAAAGGAAATCGGATTTGGGTTCGTTATGTTCTTAAAGAAAGCACCCTCTGGCGGGAAGAGCGCAAGGATAAGAAAGGCAAGCCGGAGAAAGGTAAGCCGATTTCAAAGATGGAGCTTTGTTCCGGGGTGGTTGAAACCCGTTTCAAGCTTACTGCAAGAGGGCATGGGGGGAGTGCCGCCGTAGCGGGTGCAACAACAGCTGTAAGCGGACCGGGAATGATTGGATTGGTTTTGGATTTCAAGGAAGGAGCATCACAAAGGAGTGTTTTTCGCTCACAGGTTTTATTGGAAGTAACACCGCAACAGAAGGCTGGCTGAAAGAATGCTTAAGAATGTTACCGGACATACTAATGTTTCCGCAGAGCAGGGATTTGCTCTGGTGGTTACACTGTGGGTCATGGCCATTCTGGGTATTATGGCGGCTTCGTTTTCATATGAGGCTGTATGCGAGACAAAGGTTGAAAGTTGGAGCAGTCAGGATCGTAGGGCTTACAATCTGGCGCGCGGCGGTGTTCACAGGGCGGCAGGCATCATCAGGGAACATGCCCGCGACCCCGTGCACAGCATCACGGATAAGTGGTTTTCCGGGGAGACTCTATACAAGGATATCAAGTTCGGGCCGGGTTATTACTCCATTATTCGTCCTGAGTCGGGATCTGCGAAAAGGAAAAAATCAGGCAAGGATTCCAAGGCCGCTAAGGA contains the following coding sequences:
- a CDS encoding prepilin-type N-terminal cleavage/methylation domain-containing protein, translated to MDFQPRKNMKHEPVRNGFTLLELIVVMVIMSIVMAVLLPRLSGQLTGNSLRAAVADLGAIATSSRFRAADTGKQHILIINRNTKDLKLLSADKREVLSRTALPVRVDVKDMELLGKSVSGHEMRIIFFPRGTATPARLKLVSEKQESLQLIVAGADGGVYVR
- a CDS encoding type IV pilus modification PilV family protein; the encoded protein is MYAKSCNSGFTLLEVMVAMAILSIGLVAVAGVYSQATAALSQVEGYERAGLEAEMRLASFLNQGNIKPGTTSGKCETLPHGRWKIVSKKEDDYSGVIRVRITVLFFTEGREHEYVLETAQVDQILPAQSKTQTKDKKK
- the gspG gene encoding type II secretion system major pseudopilin GspG, whose translation is MHKGRRGFTLIEMLVVIVIIGVLAAIVAPRFFGKTDEAKVAAAKAQIEDFSMALQSYQLDTGDFPTTQQGLNALVVKPTTPPVPENWHGPYMSKNTIPKDPWNNPYVYTAPGKHSPDFDLLSYGKDGKPGGTGDNADITNY
- a CDS encoding PilW family protein, with product MITRTSPTTDPITEQGGFTLLELLVAITIGSVVLTAVYSIFVTATRVERGAQAVLSPMRSAAYAFSMLGRDVRNLDPLCSASDISCQDSKCQFPVLDEKGNRIWVRYVLKESTLWREERKDKKGKPEKGKPISKMELCSGVVETRFKLTARGHGGSAAVAGATTAVSGPGMIGLVLDFKEGASQRSVFRSQVLLEVTPQQKAG
- a CDS encoding PDZ domain-containing protein, which encodes MKSALRLQMNFSRILLLLLSGMFLAGCQLKSDPIDIGYQPMPRPLMGLRLKVIQKELHVVEEEGKEKTSKEQDRALLVMDCKPDSPAQKGGVLPGDILLEIDGVPVQGMRDSTFIMQRKRPGGNVALTLFRNGKIVKLGIHLPVDVPVTKAVKTTGGEAS
- a CDS encoding sigma-54-dependent transcriptional regulator, producing the protein MISHANILIVEDEAIARDNLTHVMTEAGHMVVAVSSGTEALQKIGKQEFELVLTDLMLPGMNGIELLEHIKEIQPSTQVIVITGHASVDTAVIAMQKGAHSYIAKPLNLDELRAQVFNALERQALSVEVLRLRQVLEEGKQDFPLVGQSDQIIKLKKTIEQLAHMDCNVLIQGETGTGKELIARGIHMLSPRSQERFMAINCGTFTAELMDKELFGHEREAFTGAQRGQKGILEVANGGTVFFDEMSELPLNMQVKLLRVLQERNFLRVGGTQEIPVDIRVVSATNCDLKEEVKNGTFRQDLFYRLNVVTLSAPPLRDHREDIPVLIGHFLEKHRTETQSIDTISQETLDILMNYSFPGNVRELENISQRALALARGTVFSPDLLPEEIRNIDRNKPLRTLEEVERDHIEKVMLATNGNKTQAAKILGIDRVSLWRKMKRLGLEKDN
- a CDS encoding sensor histidine kinase; this encodes MLKLNIRQKIIIGIIIFSICFGCLGLLSFVNTLQLEDEVLLIERSDDLSSLILEVRRIEKNYLLYHDPALFTLGLDYLKRADTLLEDLMGEFKKPEKKQTGKKLKSNLNNYRELLLQLKFTPKEASTEDKDLNNHLRETGQAMVGLSKAISNFERKYILSINRELRSNLTLSMIGIAIVIMALVLFFSSNILKPLREVQEATRRISEGKFNPLPIKNSHDEIQQVFAALNSMVEQLAKRRRQLVQAQKLSSIGTLSSGIAHQLNNPLNNISTSCQILEERQKGQDELSDRMMNNIMQETLRARDIVKGLLEFSRESEYSPGPVEINMVMKSAMDLVSSQVPSNISLSMEIPEHIIVHADRRKLQEAFINLLINAVQAIEGNPGSITVTAFMDQENTVIKVNDTGQGMSPEIMERIFDPFFSTKEVGQGTGLGLYIVYGIIEKHQGSIRTESSPGEGTSFYITLPLDKEHTI
- a CDS encoding PaaI family thioesterase, which produces MDINTHEQIDRVLCGEPVSVFEGGSEVRMECTANMAADTSGLVHGGFIFGMADYAAMLTVNHPNVVLAGAESRFLKPSKVGDVLIAKASEQEKDGRKHIVKVDVSCNEEVVFSGTFTCFVTKEHVLAGA